The segment GTTTCGGAGAGCGACAGCATACCCGCTTTGGTTACGTTGTAGCCGGCCATGCCAGGACGGTTGACCACGGCGGCCAACGAGGAGGTATTGATGATGTGCGCACCGCGCGGGTTCTTCTTCAGCCACGGAATAAAAAAGTGGCAGCCGTAGATTCCGGCATTGAGATTAATCCCCATGATCCATTGCCAGTCTTCGAGCCGGTACTTGCTTACCTCGCCGGAGCCGGCAACACCCGCGTTGTTGACCAGCAAGTCGAGCTGTGGCCACTGCGAGGTTAGCGTTTCGCTTAGCTGCTGCCAGGCTTGCGGATCAGCGACGTCCATATGATGAGTAAAACCTTCGCCGCCGGCGGCTCGCACTTGCCGTAGTGTCTCGTCATTCTCTGCGTCGTTGACGTCGACGAGCGCCATTCGCCAGCCATTGCGGGCCAGCCGCAGGGCAATCGCCCGGCCTAAGCCACTTGCCGCGCCAGTTACTAGCGCATTGCGCTTATCATCTGCCATCGCGGAAATGGTCCCCTGCAAAAAGACTTCAGAATCCTCACGACTTCCGACGAGCCAGCCCGATTACGGAATCGGCCAAAGAAGTGCCGTGCGGGCAAGATAGACGCGCCCCTTGCCAGGGTCAAGCGGCGGAGATGCCGAGCGAAACGTTGGCCGAGCACAGACGTGCCGCTAGATCAATCGACGATTTGCAACTCGGCCCAAAAGAGCGGATGGTCCGAGGCTCCGCTGGCGTCGCAGCCAGCGGTTACGCTCTGCAGACCACGAGCCAGGATCCAATCGATGCGATGCGCTGGCACTTCAGGGGCACTTGCCGCAATGGCGTCAATCACGCCCGGCGCAGCCAGCAATGTTGCCAATTGCAGATCGTCCGGCGGAGTGTTCAGGTCACCCATCAAAATGGCTGGCTCGCGCAACGCCAAAAACAGATCGCCCACCGTGCGCAGCTGCTCCTGGCGGCGAACACTGTCGCGGCTGTCCAAATGGGTCAGGAGGATTTGGACGGTTTGGCCGCTGACTTCGACAGTAGAGAGAACAATGTTTCGATAGGTATGGGCGCCTCCGCGCGGCAGAGGTATGCGCTGCCAAGATCGTACGGGCAACGTGCTCAGCAGGCCGTTGCCGAATGAGCCGTCCCACCAGCGAGACTCTGTGGGCGCATAGAGCCAGGATAGTTTCAGGAGTTCTCCGAGTTGCTGTGCCTGGTCGGTCTGCCACCACAGCTTTGGACCCAAGACTTCATTCAAACCGATGATATCCAACTTGCGCAAGCAATGCGCCGTACGCGCCAGATCGCGATTGTTATCACGACCGCGACCGCCATGAATATTGAAGATCCCCACGCGGAAGATTGGCCATGCGACCTGCCCCTCACGAGCCGCTGTGCTAGCGCTTGCGGTGTTCGCCTCCTCGACCGATCGGTTGAACACTGTACCAGCCGCGGCCCCGGCTGGAATGCGTAGCGAACTGAGCGCTACCGTCGCAACCAGGATCAGCAACAGACCAAGCAGCCACCCGTGTCGTGCGGTGAAAGCAGTCCGTTTTTGCCGATGCAGATGGATCTTAGCCTGTTGGTCGCTGCGGTCAGCCGTTACGACCGGCGCAACGATCGTTGGACCTCGGACCATGTACGACACTCCGTAGGGAAGCAACTCAACACGCCAGGGCATATCCGCTGGCAGCAGACGACGTCAAGATCAGCAGGTTGCTTTTATATCATTGCCGTTAGTTGCGAAGCTCCAGATCGCACGTACTGGCTAATGCTAGCTTGCTTCATGGCTCAGACGTGGTTTCGCCGTTCGATGATCGCCGTCTTGCACGTTATGCGGGGCAAGCCAATCGTGCGCAAATGTCGCAACGTCCGGAGGGCACCGTTCGATAGCAAGCCACATTGACACTGTCGCGCCGTTTCGAGTACAAGCCCTGGACTTTTCACGTCTCGTTTTGCCTGATGCGACGGCGGCAGTCGCTCACCTGCGGCGGCGCGCCGCCTTGCTCGAAAC is part of the Pirellulales bacterium genome and harbors:
- a CDS encoding SDR family NAD(P)-dependent oxidoreductase, which codes for MADDKRNALVTGAASGLGRAIALRLARNGWRMALVDVNDAENDETLRQVRAAGGEGFTHHMDVADPQAWQQLSETLTSQWPQLDLLVNNAGVAGSGEVSKYRLEDWQWIMGINLNAGIYGCHFFIPWLKKNPRGAHIINTSSLAAVVNRPGMAGYNVTKAGMLSLSETLYGELKSHNVGVTVVCPSFFQTNLLSGGRLEKIDRDMASKMMKTAGFTAEDVANEAVRAMQDKRLYVILPSKGRTFWRLKRFFPNYVCNLLAKDWAKQLAAGRVGR
- a CDS encoding endonuclease/exonuclease/phosphatase family protein, coding for MVRGPTIVAPVVTADRSDQQAKIHLHRQKRTAFTARHGWLLGLLLILVATVALSSLRIPAGAAAGTVFNRSVEEANTASASTAAREGQVAWPIFRVGIFNIHGGRGRDNNRDLARTAHCLRKLDIIGLNEVLGPKLWWQTDQAQQLGELLKLSWLYAPTESRWWDGSFGNGLLSTLPVRSWQRIPLPRGGAHTYRNIVLSTVEVSGQTVQILLTHLDSRDSVRRQEQLRTVGDLFLALREPAILMGDLNTPPDDLQLATLLAAPGVIDAIAASAPEVPAHRIDWILARGLQSVTAGCDASGASDHPLFWAELQIVD